From the Quercus lobata isolate SW786 chromosome 6, ValleyOak3.0 Primary Assembly, whole genome shotgun sequence genome, one window contains:
- the LOC115950072 gene encoding uncharacterized protein LOC115950072 produces the protein MCRAFPTTLKGVARIWFSRLTPGSISTFKELSAQFTAHFIRGHKYKRSTACLMSIKQREDETLRSYISHFNKEALSIDEADDKILVAAFTNGLQKEKFLFSLYKNDPKTMSEVLYRATKYMNAEDALLAQKEKPKKRERQEDTQQDQGRKKARTRDQRDERCSRPLRGRFITFTPLTAPIDQVLIQIKDEEALTYLGKLKGDPNKRSRDKYCRFHCDHVHDTADCYNLK, from the coding sequence atgtgtagggccttccccaCGACGTTGAAGGGTGTGgcaagaatttggttcagtCGCTTAACGCCTGGCTCCATCAGCACTTTCAAAGAGTTGAGCGCTCAGTTTACCGCGCACTTCATCAGGGGACACAAGTATAAAAGATCTACAGCTTGCTTGATGAGCATCAAGCAACGAGAGGATGAGACACTGAGATCCTACATATCCCACTTCAATAAGGAAGCACTCTCAATTGACGAAGCTGACGACAAGATACTTGTAGCGGCCTTCACGAATGGGCTACAGAAGgaaaagtttttgttctccctatacaagaACGACCCGAAGACCATGTCAGAAGTACTTTATAGGgccaccaagtacatgaatgctgaagaCGCGCTGCTGGCCCAAAAGGAAAAGCCCAAGAAAAGGGAGAGACAAGAAGACACGCAGCAAGACCAAGGGCGGAAGAAGGCAAGAACAAGAGACCAAAGGGATGAAAGGTGCTCCAGGCCCCTAAGAGGGAGGTTCATAACCTTCACCCCGTTAACTGCCCCaatagaccaagtcctaatACAAATAAAGGACGAGGAAGCCCTGACCTACCTCGGAAAGCTGAAGGGAGATCCTAACAAGCGCTCAAgggacaaatattgccgcttccactGTGACCATGTTCATGACACGGCCGATTGTTACAACCTAAAGTAG